One Papaver somniferum cultivar HN1 chromosome 10, ASM357369v1, whole genome shotgun sequence genomic window carries:
- the LOC113316256 gene encoding F-box/kelch-repeat protein At3g23880-like, whose translation MDAFQYVDSGFGYHHSTNEYKVVRILRRCTAAKRRVQVYTLGSSTSDEGWRDKDNNNIGSYRFTSKGISVNGEIYWLCDDNRTIVAFNVADETFREFISFPTDCGGIDRRRYLFKLEGCLCVVERYMHLKKNDVWFIKKKSDTWSWNKEFSVPINVLTYPFKEWWSFILA comes from the coding sequence ATGGATGCTTTCCAGTATGTGGATAGCGGATTTGGTTACCATCATTCGACTAATGAATACAAGGTAGTCAGAATTTTGAGAAGATGCACAGCTGCCAAACGACGGGTCCAAGTATATACTCTTGGTAGTAGTACAAGTGATGAGGGATGGAGAgacaaagataataataatattggCAGCTATCGATTTACATCAAAGGGTATCTCTGTAAATGGAGAAATTTATTGGTTATGTGATGATAATAGGACAATTGTGGCCTTCAATGTAGCTGACGAAACTTTTCGTGAATTTATCAGTTTTCCGACGGATTGTGGTGGTATCGATAGAAGAAGATATCTTTTTAAGTTGGAAGGATGCTTGTGTGTTGTGGAACGATATATGCATCTTAAGAAAAATGACGTatggtttattaagaaaaaaagtgATACTTGGAGTTGGAACAAGGAGTTCAGTGTTCCTATTAATGTGCTCACTTATCCATTCAAAGAGTGGTGGAGTTTTATTCTGGCATGA